One Methylocaldum marinum DNA window includes the following coding sequences:
- a CDS encoding M20/M25/M40 family metallo-hydrolase: MTIHPDALRLSIDDFWDREILPTLIDYIKIPNLSVAFDPDWQANGHMERVRRLAAEWLHRHPIPGWTLHDLGIPGRTPLLLWHVPGDLDKTVLIYGHLDKQPEMEGWHEGFGPWTPVLKDDKLYGRGGADDGYALFAAIAAVNALEGHKRPRIVILIEFSEESGSPDLPPYLERYAHLIGKPELVIALDSGAGDYERLWSTTSLRGLVSCIVDVKVLTESAHSGIASGIVPSSMRIMRQLLERLDETATGAIRLPELHAEIPVQRREQAQAAAAILGGRLLESFSAVPTLRPVSDDPAELLLNNTWRPTLSVVGQDGMPPLKSAGNVLRAHTAFKLSFRLPPTVDSLKAQDVVRRVLTADPPYGAEISVEFEQAGTGWDAPALAPWLEQATSEASQTFYGHDAAYLGLGGSIPFMGMLGEQFPEAQFLITGVLGPKSNAHGPNEFLHIPYAKKLTACVAYILARYSELAS; the protein is encoded by the coding sequence ATGACCATTCACCCTGACGCACTGCGGCTATCCATCGATGACTTCTGGGATCGCGAGATCCTGCCGACGCTCATCGATTACATCAAGATTCCCAACCTCTCGGTTGCGTTCGACCCCGATTGGCAGGCGAACGGCCATATGGAACGGGTGCGCCGGCTGGCGGCGGAGTGGCTGCACCGGCATCCGATTCCGGGGTGGACCCTGCACGATCTCGGCATTCCCGGCCGAACGCCGCTGTTGCTTTGGCACGTTCCGGGGGATCTGGACAAGACGGTGCTGATCTACGGCCATCTGGACAAGCAGCCGGAAATGGAAGGCTGGCACGAGGGTTTCGGCCCCTGGACGCCGGTGCTCAAGGACGACAAGCTGTACGGGCGGGGCGGCGCGGACGACGGTTATGCGCTGTTTGCCGCCATCGCCGCCGTGAACGCGCTCGAAGGGCACAAGCGCCCTCGCATCGTGATTCTGATCGAGTTCTCGGAGGAAAGCGGATCGCCCGATTTGCCGCCTTATCTTGAACGCTATGCCCATCTGATCGGCAAGCCTGAACTGGTGATCGCGCTCGATTCCGGGGCCGGCGACTATGAGCGACTGTGGTCGACCACCTCGCTGCGCGGCCTGGTGAGCTGTATCGTCGACGTGAAGGTGCTGACCGAATCCGCCCATTCGGGTATCGCCAGCGGCATCGTGCCTTCGTCCATGCGGATCATGCGCCAGTTGCTGGAGCGCCTGGATGAAACCGCGACCGGCGCCATTCGCCTGCCGGAACTCCATGCCGAAATTCCGGTGCAGCGCCGGGAGCAGGCGCAAGCGGCGGCGGCGATACTGGGCGGCCGCCTGCTCGAAAGCTTCAGCGCGGTGCCGACGCTCCGTCCGGTGAGCGACGATCCGGCCGAACTGCTGCTGAACAACACCTGGCGGCCGACGCTTTCGGTGGTGGGGCAGGACGGCATGCCGCCGCTGAAATCGGCCGGCAACGTGCTGCGCGCGCATACCGCCTTCAAGCTTTCCTTCCGCCTGCCGCCGACGGTGGACAGCCTGAAGGCCCAGGACGTCGTCCGGCGCGTGCTGACCGCTGATCCGCCCTACGGCGCCGAGATTTCAGTCGAGTTCGAGCAGGCCGGAACCGGCTGGGACGCCCCCGCTCTGGCGCCCTGGCTGGAGCAGGCCACGAGCGAGGCCTCGCAAACCTTTTACGGGCACGATGCGGCTTACCTGGGGCTGGGCGGCAGCATTCCCTTCATGGGCATGCTCGGCGAGCAATTCCCCGAAGCCCAATTCCTGATTACCGGCGTGCTGGGACCCAAGAGCAACGCCCACGGGCCGAACGAGTTTCTGCACATTCCCTATGCGAAGAAGCTGACGGCGTGCGTGGCTTATATTCTGGCGAGATACTCGGAGTTGGCGAGCTGA
- a CDS encoding radical SAM protein, with amino-acid sequence MPRLTTRDHSRDSAGLTYVYPVVSRRSGGLSIGINLNPNNACNWRCVYCQVPNLARGGAPDIDEERLRAELAGFLNDVLRGDFYERFRISNEQRAIKDIAISGNGEPTSCKTFDRIVELIGAVCGEFALLGKIKLVLISNGSLMHRPVVQAGLKRWNEFGGEVWFKVDSATAEGMLRINQVKLSPETVLRNLETSARLCSTWIQTCLFAFDGEPPSETELDAYLNLLAELKRRRVPIRGILLYGLARPSMQEQAPRLSALPGAFLDRFAESIRALGMAVRVNR; translated from the coding sequence ATGCCCCGACTTACAACCAGAGACCACAGCCGCGACAGCGCCGGCCTCACCTATGTCTACCCGGTCGTTTCCCGCCGTTCGGGCGGGCTCTCCATCGGCATCAATCTCAATCCCAACAACGCTTGCAACTGGCGTTGCGTTTACTGCCAGGTGCCGAATCTCGCCCGCGGCGGCGCCCCCGACATCGACGAAGAGCGTTTGCGGGCCGAGCTGGCCGGATTCCTGAACGATGTCCTGCGGGGCGATTTCTACGAACGGTTCCGGATTTCCAACGAACAGCGCGCCATCAAGGACATCGCCATTTCGGGGAACGGCGAACCGACCAGTTGCAAGACCTTCGACCGAATCGTCGAGCTGATCGGCGCGGTTTGCGGCGAGTTCGCCCTGCTCGGCAAGATCAAGCTGGTGCTGATCAGCAACGGCAGCCTGATGCACAGACCCGTCGTACAGGCGGGGCTAAAACGCTGGAACGAGTTCGGGGGAGAAGTCTGGTTCAAAGTGGACAGTGCGACGGCCGAGGGCATGCTCCGGATCAACCAAGTCAAGCTCTCCCCGGAGACCGTGCTGCGCAATCTGGAAACCAGTGCAAGGCTTTGTTCAACCTGGATTCAAACCTGCCTATTCGCATTCGACGGCGAGCCGCCTTCCGAAACGGAACTGGACGCATATCTGAATCTATTGGCCGAGCTCAAACGGCGACGCGTGCCGATCCGGGGCATCCTGCTCTACGGCCTTGCTCGCCCCTCGATGCAGGAGCAGGCGCCGCGGCTCTCGGCTTTGCCGGGGGCATTCCTGGATCGATTCGCCGAGTCCATTCGAGCGCTCGGCATGGCCGTCCGGGTGAACCGATGA
- a CDS encoding DUF6394 family protein yields the protein MNLEKVVFGFFIVLAATLNFGFFIGEIDKPHHHHVSELFAAIVVNLIATVLKFGDRTQIGAIHLATSLVAVLQLIAAAVAWGYAVYMSAEGLTPGATASVVSLSGGALLANLISVTMLIAETVMLRR from the coding sequence ATGAATCTGGAAAAAGTCGTCTTCGGGTTTTTCATCGTTCTCGCCGCCACGCTTAATTTCGGCTTTTTCATCGGCGAAATCGATAAGCCTCATCATCATCATGTTTCCGAATTGTTCGCCGCCATCGTGGTGAATCTGATAGCCACTGTGCTCAAATTCGGAGACCGCACCCAGATCGGCGCGATTCATCTCGCCACCAGCCTGGTCGCCGTTCTGCAGTTGATCGCCGCCGCCGTGGCCTGGGGCTACGCGGTCTATATGTCGGCTGAAGGGCTGACGCCGGGCGCGACGGCCAGCGTGGTGTCGCTATCCGGCGGGGCGCTGCTCGCGAACCTCATTTCGGTGACGATGCTGATCGCCGAGACCGTGATGCTGCGCCGATGA
- a CDS encoding flavin monoamine oxidase family protein, which yields MAHTALIRRLVLALQDARRKNCLEQGCSLPVPRSPGWTRRRFVKATAVAGAAGLAESLLPKSAFAHPRPPVPEVAVVGAGLAGLNTAYQLQKTGIAARVYEARNRVGGRVHSGRALAEGMVVDFGAELINTDHADMLALVHEFGIELFDRHADAAGVPFPREAYFLEGVAHGAAELANDLRAIAAQITEDAALIDEDWDTYAPALDRMSVSDYLDLHFDKIPQTYVRNLLEQAIRVEYGAEPRDSSALQLIFLLPVVDGEHVDLLSYSDETYSVVGGSAQITRALGDALQGRIALGKALVAIDQRRGRYELLFADQSRAEADIVILAVPFPVLAGVRLQVPLPKLLRRFIREAELGANEKLIAGFNTRFWRRSGGFTEAAWGDFGFSEAWDETQRQPDRADGALNFFVGGDQARQLGKPRSVGQRFVKALDAFLPGAAEEATGRFVKTAWTRNRYTLGGYANYKPGQLTRFGSLLWIESDNPAERQQVYFNDLIFIGEHLSDAYYGFMNGAAQTGRLAAELIMERLARQAA from the coding sequence ATGGCGCACACTGCGCTGATTCGAAGACTGGTTCTCGCCCTTCAGGATGCCCGCCGCAAAAACTGCCTGGAACAGGGCTGTTCCCTGCCGGTTCCACGTTCGCCCGGGTGGACCCGCCGGCGCTTCGTCAAAGCGACCGCGGTGGCCGGTGCTGCTGGTCTAGCCGAAAGCCTGTTGCCGAAATCCGCATTCGCCCATCCGAGGCCTCCCGTGCCTGAGGTCGCCGTGGTCGGTGCCGGACTTGCCGGCTTGAATACTGCCTACCAGCTTCAAAAAACAGGCATTGCCGCCAGGGTCTATGAGGCTCGCAACCGCGTGGGCGGGCGAGTTCATTCCGGCCGCGCCCTCGCCGAAGGAATGGTGGTGGATTTCGGCGCCGAACTCATCAACACTGATCATGCCGACATGCTGGCGCTCGTTCACGAATTCGGCATTGAGCTTTTCGACCGCCATGCGGATGCGGCAGGCGTTCCTTTTCCTCGCGAGGCCTATTTTCTGGAGGGCGTTGCCCATGGCGCGGCAGAGTTGGCGAACGACTTGCGCGCGATAGCTGCTCAAATTACCGAAGATGCCGCCCTGATCGACGAAGATTGGGATACTTATGCCCCGGCTCTGGATCGTATGTCGGTGTCCGATTACTTGGACCTCCATTTCGACAAGATCCCGCAAACCTATGTGCGTAACCTGCTGGAGCAGGCGATCCGCGTCGAATATGGCGCTGAACCCCGCGATTCGTCTGCGCTCCAGTTGATCTTCCTGTTACCGGTAGTCGACGGGGAACACGTGGACTTGTTGAGCTACAGCGACGAAACCTATTCGGTGGTCGGTGGCAGCGCCCAAATCACCCGCGCCCTGGGCGACGCTCTGCAAGGGCGGATCGCTCTCGGCAAGGCATTGGTGGCTATCGACCAACGGCGGGGCAGATATGAACTCCTGTTCGCCGATCAGTCGAGGGCGGAGGCGGATATCGTCATTCTGGCCGTACCTTTTCCGGTGCTTGCCGGGGTAAGACTTCAGGTACCCTTGCCGAAGCTCCTGCGAAGGTTCATACGTGAGGCTGAGCTGGGGGCAAACGAAAAACTCATCGCCGGCTTCAATACGCGCTTTTGGCGCCGGTCCGGCGGCTTTACCGAAGCGGCCTGGGGGGACTTCGGCTTCTCCGAGGCTTGGGACGAAACCCAGCGTCAGCCCGATCGTGCGGACGGTGCTCTTAACTTTTTCGTCGGCGGCGATCAGGCTCGTCAACTTGGAAAGCCCCGGAGCGTAGGGCAGAGGTTCGTGAAGGCTCTGGACGCTTTCCTTCCGGGTGCGGCAGAGGAGGCTACGGGCAGATTCGTGAAGACAGCCTGGACCAGGAACCGGTATACGCTCGGGGGCTATGCCAATTACAAACCCGGTCAGCTGACGCGCTTCGGCAGTCTGCTGTGGATCGAATCCGATAATCCGGCCGAGCGGCAACAGGTTTACTTCAACGACCTAATTTTCATCGGCGAGCACCTGAGCGATGCCTATTACGGCTTCATGAACGGCGCCGCTCAGACCGGCCGTCTCGCCGCGGAGCTGATTATGGAACGGTTGGCGCGGCAAGCTGCCTGA
- a CDS encoding helix-turn-helix domain-containing protein produces MKTHRTLSKGDHLYHSGEWFHRFLALKSGTVKLVTVDGSGNEYIVDFVMPGELLGFDGLSGERYTCSAIALETVSYCELPPHQLERLGREIPKLSQILLQLSGSQFQLGIQRVILSRRQADERLAAFLAHLSERYRTRGFSPTEFRLSMTRQDIGNYLGLAPETVSRLVSQFEAAGLIQVQGKMVRILDLDGLLRFCPQ; encoded by the coding sequence GTGAAAACTCATCGCACCCTGTCCAAGGGCGATCACCTCTATCACAGCGGCGAATGGTTTCACCGCTTTCTGGCGCTGAAGTCCGGAACGGTCAAGCTGGTTACCGTAGACGGTTCGGGCAACGAGTACATTGTCGACTTCGTGATGCCGGGTGAACTGCTGGGTTTCGACGGACTCAGCGGAGAGCGATATACCTGTTCCGCAATAGCCTTGGAAACAGTCAGCTACTGCGAGTTGCCGCCACATCAGCTGGAACGCTTGGGCCGGGAAATCCCCAAACTTTCGCAGATCTTGTTACAGCTTTCCGGAAGCCAGTTCCAACTCGGAATCCAGCGGGTCATCCTCAGCCGCCGCCAGGCCGACGAACGGTTGGCGGCGTTTCTGGCGCATCTTTCCGAACGCTATAGGACGCGCGGGTTTTCGCCCACCGAGTTTCGCCTCAGCATGACCCGCCAGGACATCGGAAATTATCTCGGCCTGGCACCGGAAACCGTAAGCCGCCTGGTGAGTCAATTCGAGGCAGCCGGGCTGATCCAGGTCCAAGGCAAGATGGTGCGCATTCTCGATCTGGACGGTTTGCTCCGCTTCTGCCCGCAATAA
- the amoC gene encoding bacterial ammonia monooxygenase, subunit AmoC, which produces MATSDFDVQQEVDVGSTVGAQESDAPLLNKRNLFVGIALYCAFYVWVRWYEGVYGWSAGLDSFSPEFETYWMNFLYSQIVIEVIVAAFLWGYIWKTRDRNLAALTPRENLRRNMTHLVWLCLYATAVYFGGSYFTEQDATWHQTVVRDTDFTPSHIIEFYLSYPIYIITGFASFLYAKTRLPYFSVGLSLPYIVFTIGPFMILPNVGLNEWGHTFWFMEELFVAPLHYGFVVFGWFALGIFGVILQIMDCAKQLMGKEVCEAIDAGMLKL; this is translated from the coding sequence ATGGCTACTAGCGATTTCGATGTTCAACAAGAGGTAGATGTTGGTTCTACCGTTGGCGCACAGGAAAGCGATGCGCCGCTGCTCAACAAACGCAACCTATTCGTAGGTATTGCACTGTATTGCGCCTTCTATGTTTGGGTACGCTGGTATGAGGGCGTGTACGGCTGGTCGGCCGGACTGGACTCGTTTTCACCGGAATTCGAGACATACTGGATGAACTTCCTGTACAGCCAGATCGTAATCGAGGTCATCGTAGCGGCTTTTCTGTGGGGGTATATATGGAAAACCCGCGACCGCAATCTTGCCGCCCTCACGCCGCGCGAAAACCTCCGCAGGAACATGACGCATCTGGTATGGCTGTGCCTTTATGCCACGGCCGTGTATTTCGGCGGAAGTTACTTCACCGAGCAGGATGCAACCTGGCATCAAACGGTGGTGAGGGATACCGATTTTACGCCCAGCCACATCATTGAATTCTATCTGTCCTATCCGATTTACATCATCACCGGTTTCGCTTCGTTTCTCTACGCGAAAACCCGTTTGCCTTACTTCAGTGTCGGACTTTCGCTTCCCTACATCGTCTTCACCATCGGGCCGTTCATGATTCTTCCGAATGTCGGCCTGAACGAATGGGGGCACACCTTCTGGTTCATGGAAGAGCTGTTCGTGGCGCCGCTGCATTACGGTTTTGTCGTATTCGGCTGGTTCGCGCTGGGCATCTTCGGGGTGATTCTGCAAATCATGGATTGCGCCAAACAGCTGATGGGCAAGGAAGTGTGCGAGGCGATCGACGCCGGGATGCTGAAACTGTAA
- a CDS encoding potassium channel family protein encodes MNMNTSLINNAFFVALRHMRAPLIFLVAIFAISVGGLVLIPGIDAEGNPWRMDFFHALYFISYTATTIGFGETPHAFTDEQRLWVIFCIFLSVIGWAYAISKLFAVIQDRGFKQALTGQRFARSVRRLGDSFYLICGYGETGQLLARSLDHLNIPFVVIDIDPERIDELDLQDYLFDAPGLVGDARLPNNLIMAGLTHPSCVGVIALTNDNFANLAVAIAVRLLNPEIPALCRATTVDVAANMASFGTRHIIDPFEKFAEYLALAIRSPGSYRLLEWLTGLPGTELAAERVPPRGRWLVCGYGRFGQAIVRHITREQLDVTLIDPKPPSRETALPWILGVGTRAETLWEAGVNGAVGIVAGTDDDINNLSIVVTARELNPNLFVVLRQNLQANHELFKAFDSDFTVVPSEIIAHECLAILTTPLLSRFLAIVKRKDDVWADDVIARVSAVTGTLVPAVWSVTLDSRQAPAVAETVRRSAMGLDSLMRDPVDRNRQLPCIPLMVVRGAEDIEIPEPELMLREGDSILFAGMSSAHQDQQSMLGNINVLNYVLFGTEVVGSWLWRKLTGAEAGL; translated from the coding sequence ATGAATATGAATACCAGCCTGATAAACAATGCCTTTTTCGTCGCGCTCCGCCACATGCGGGCGCCGCTGATCTTCCTGGTTGCGATTTTTGCGATTTCGGTGGGCGGGCTGGTGCTGATTCCCGGTATCGACGCAGAGGGAAATCCGTGGCGGATGGACTTTTTCCATGCCCTCTATTTCATCAGCTACACGGCGACCACCATCGGCTTCGGCGAAACTCCCCACGCTTTTACCGACGAGCAGCGGCTTTGGGTCATCTTCTGTATTTTCCTGTCCGTGATCGGCTGGGCCTACGCCATCAGCAAACTGTTTGCGGTGATTCAGGACCGCGGTTTCAAACAGGCGCTGACCGGACAACGTTTCGCTCGTTCGGTAAGAAGGCTGGGAGATTCCTTCTATCTGATTTGCGGTTACGGCGAAACCGGCCAATTGCTGGCCCGTTCGCTGGATCATCTGAATATCCCGTTCGTGGTGATCGATATCGATCCCGAGCGGATCGATGAACTCGATTTGCAGGATTATTTGTTCGATGCGCCCGGCCTGGTCGGGGACGCCCGGCTGCCGAACAATTTGATCATGGCCGGTTTGACCCACCCGAGCTGCGTGGGCGTCATCGCCCTCACCAACGACAACTTCGCCAATCTCGCCGTCGCCATCGCGGTACGGCTGTTGAATCCGGAGATTCCGGCATTGTGCCGGGCGACGACGGTCGATGTGGCCGCCAACATGGCCTCTTTCGGCACTCGGCACATCATCGATCCGTTCGAGAAATTCGCGGAATATCTGGCGCTGGCGATACGGTCTCCCGGCTCCTACCGACTGCTCGAATGGCTGACAGGGCTGCCCGGCACGGAACTGGCCGCCGAGCGGGTGCCGCCGCGCGGGCGCTGGCTGGTGTGCGGCTACGGGCGATTCGGGCAGGCAATCGTTCGTCATATCACGCGCGAACAGTTGGATGTCACCCTGATCGACCCGAAGCCGCCCAGCCGCGAAACGGCTCTCCCCTGGATTCTCGGCGTGGGTACCCGCGCCGAGACGCTGTGGGAGGCCGGGGTGAACGGAGCCGTGGGCATCGTCGCCGGCACCGACGACGACATTAACAACTTGTCGATCGTGGTCACGGCGCGCGAGCTCAACCCCAATCTATTCGTGGTGTTGCGGCAAAATCTTCAGGCGAACCACGAGCTGTTCAAGGCTTTCGATTCCGACTTCACGGTGGTTCCGAGCGAAATCATCGCGCACGAATGCCTGGCGATCCTGACGACGCCGCTGCTATCGCGCTTTCTCGCGATTGTGAAGCGCAAGGACGATGTCTGGGCCGACGATGTCATCGCCCGGGTTTCCGCCGTCACCGGGACGCTCGTCCCCGCCGTCTGGAGCGTGACCCTCGATTCTCGGCAGGCCCCGGCCGTCGCGGAGACGGTCCGTCGCTCGGCGATGGGTTTGGATAGCCTGATGCGCGATCCCGTCGACCGCAATCGGCAGCTGCCCTGTATCCCGTTGATGGTGGTGCGGGGCGCCGAGGACATCGAGATTCCCGAGCCGGAGCTCATGCTGCGCGAGGGCGACAGCATCCTGTTCGCCGGGATGTCGTCTGCCCATCAGGACCAGCAGTCGATGCTCGGCAATATCAATGTCCTGAATTATGTTTTGTTCGGCACGGAGGTTGTCGGCAGCTGGCTTTGGCGAAAGCTGACCGGCGCCGAGGCGGGACTCTGA
- a CDS encoding RHS repeat domain-containing protein yields the protein MTAKHTPAGVQRFTWDDQDQLIAVEDGRGITRFAYDPLGRRTAKWHEPKTPGRYIGDPHTPGKTRFVWDGLRLRQALTEDAHGIQIRTWLYDPAGGGYTPIAAIDQSLGPDEGVGPPLIYPVHTDSLGTPRELTDADGRIAWSARYRAWGERLGPVLLEADRPTPFATDCPLRYPGQYADDETGLHYNTFRYYDPEIGRFISQNPIGLEGGLNLYPLQAACRANRSIISSAARRPV from the coding sequence TTGACGGCCAAGCACACCCCGGCCGGCGTCCAGCGCTTCACCTGGGACGACCAGGACCAGCTGATCGCGGTCGAAGACGGGCGCGGTATCACCCGTTTCGCCTACGATCCTTTGGGCCGGCGCACCGCCAAGTGGCACGAACCCAAAACGCCCGGCCGCTACATCGGCGACCCGCACACGCCGGGCAAGACCCGCTTCGTCTGGGACGGGCTCCGGCTGCGTCAGGCGCTCACCGAGGACGCGCATGGCATCCAGATCCGCACCTGGCTCTACGACCCCGCGGGCGGCGGCTACACGCCCATCGCCGCCATCGACCAGAGCCTCGGCCCCGACGAAGGGGTTGGCCCGCCCCTGATCTACCCGGTCCACACTGACTCCCTCGGGACGCCCCGGGAACTCACCGACGCCGATGGCCGGATCGCCTGGAGCGCCCGCTACCGCGCCTGGGGCGAGCGGCTCGGCCCGGTCCTGCTCGAAGCCGACCGGCCAACCCCCTTCGCCACCGACTGTCCCCTGCGCTACCCCGGCCAATACGCCGACGACGAGACCGGGCTGCACTACAATACCTTCCGGTACTATGATCCCGAGATCGGACGGTTCATCAGCCAGAACCCGATTGGCTTGGAGGGCGGGTTGAATCTGTACCCTCTTCAGGCAGCTTGCCGCGCCAACCGTTCCATAATCAGCTCCGCGGCGAGACGGCCGGTCTGA
- a CDS encoding pyrimidine dimer DNA glycosylase/endonuclease V, which translates to MRLWSLHPKYLDPMGLVTLWREGLLAQAVLEGKTKGYVHHPQLHRFRDQSNPVGFIADYLRVIHAEAAGRGYRFAATKISRSRADGQIAVTRGQLDFEWQHLSKKLETRDPKWLAGIRHILIPEPHPLFYAVPGCIAEWEKGCPAPRDGMLPARV; encoded by the coding sequence ATGAGACTCTGGAGTCTGCATCCGAAATATCTCGACCCGATGGGTCTCGTCACCTTATGGCGAGAGGGACTCCTAGCCCAGGCCGTACTTGAGGGAAAGACAAAGGGCTACGTGCATCACCCACAGCTTCACCGTTTTCGCGATCAGTCGAACCCGGTCGGATTCATTGCCGACTACCTGAGAGTGATCCATGCGGAGGCGGCGGGCCGCGGCTACCGGTTTGCGGCGACCAAGATCAGCCGCTCGCGGGCAGACGGCCAAATTGCCGTAACCCGCGGACAGTTGGACTTCGAGTGGCAACATCTGAGTAAGAAGCTGGAGACTCGCGATCCGAAGTGGCTGGCCGGAATCCGTCACATCCTTATCCCGGAGCCGCACCCGCTGTTTTACGCCGTGCCTGGCTGCATCGCCGAATGGGAGAAAGGGTGTCCGGCACCCCGCGACGGAATGCTGCCGGCCAGGGTCTGA
- a CDS encoding GNAT family acetyltransferase, with the protein MVKTGIVTLSPFSGRRVFAEELYNLSVRGINFVTVFRILRAVAIRTADQAFASCPEPYRAHFLTAKMLREFALDPENDLSESFLEEALSKGDECFGICDGNRLASYGWYSFHPTRIDPPDLLLHFNRDYIYMYKGFTHTRYRGQRLHAIGMTLALQHYLDRGYKGLVSYVESHNFDSLRSVSRMGYREFGSIFLMRVFGRYLMHVSRGCEEFGFAVEEIARESRPLQRRTVRSLFRAVDRQR; encoded by the coding sequence ATGGTCAAGACAGGGATCGTTACCCTTTCCCCTTTCAGCGGGCGCCGCGTTTTTGCCGAGGAACTGTACAACCTCTCGGTGAGAGGGATCAATTTCGTCACGGTATTCAGAATCTTGCGCGCAGTGGCGATCAGGACGGCGGATCAAGCGTTTGCAAGTTGTCCGGAGCCCTACCGCGCACACTTTCTTACCGCGAAGATGCTGCGCGAATTCGCCCTTGACCCTGAAAACGACCTGTCGGAAAGCTTCCTAGAGGAGGCCCTGTCAAAGGGCGACGAGTGTTTCGGCATTTGCGATGGCAACCGGCTCGCCTCGTACGGCTGGTACTCGTTTCACCCGACCCGTATCGATCCTCCGGACCTGTTGCTGCATTTCAACCGCGACTACATCTACATGTACAAAGGGTTCACCCACACACGCTACCGGGGACAGCGACTGCATGCGATCGGAATGACGCTGGCTCTGCAACACTATCTCGACAGGGGGTACAAGGGACTGGTCTCGTATGTCGAGTCCCACAATTTCGATTCGCTCAGATCGGTGTCCCGAATGGGATACCGCGAGTTCGGCTCGATCTTCTTGATGCGGGTTTTTGGCCGTTACCTGATGCATGTGAGCCGAGGCTGCGAAGAATTCGGATTTGCCGTCGAGGAAATCGCTCGGGAATCCCGTCCGTTGCAGCGACGAACTGTCCGCTCTCTGTTCCGGGCCGTTGATCGACAGCGCTAG
- a CDS encoding Imm26 family immunity protein: protein MNKLKIHGWNAKPRTMLRYIKPGDIFLFRLNEERFGIGRVLSKVDLGHVVEFFHEVLEQPVVDSDVVRRAHRVGAPIIIDSYSLFDKKLEGDWRIVAHQENFSPLGNEGTYFAYGAGNSWKKVDIFGNEEPISESEAKKLVPYSPRGDFEVKEMLTSLTK, encoded by the coding sequence ATGAACAAGCTAAAGATCCATGGCTGGAACGCCAAGCCACGGACAATGCTTCGTTATATAAAGCCGGGCGACATCTTCCTGTTTCGCCTAAATGAAGAGCGTTTTGGAATAGGGCGTGTTTTGTCTAAGGTAGATCTTGGACACGTTGTTGAGTTTTTTCACGAAGTTCTAGAGCAGCCAGTCGTTGATTCTGACGTGGTCAGGCGTGCTCATAGAGTTGGGGCGCCAATCATTATCGACTCATACAGCTTATTTGACAAAAAGCTCGAGGGTGACTGGCGTATCGTTGCACACCAGGAGAACTTTTCACCTTTGGGTAACGAAGGAACTTACTTTGCGTATGGTGCTGGCAATTCTTGGAAGAAGGTCGACATCTTCGGAAACGAAGAGCCGATTAGCGAGTCGGAAGCCAAAAAGCTGGTTCCGTACAGTCCTCGGGGAGACTTTGAGGTCAAGGAAATGCTCACTTCTCTGACAAAGTGA